Within the Alphaproteobacteria bacterium genome, the region ATGTCTTCGCCGAAACGACCCAAACACTGCGCCGCCAACGCGCAGAACACTTGGGCGTGGAGGGCTGAGGCGGTGGCGAAGATGAATATGGTCGAGGCCATCCGCGAAGGCCTCAAGCAGGAAATGGCGCGCGACGAAAGCGTGATGCTGATGGGTGAGGACGTGGGCCACCTCGGCGGCGTTTTTCGAGTCACTGACGGTTTACAACAGCTTTACAGCTCGCGACGCGTCGTCGATACGCCACTTGCTGAGAGCGTTATCACTGGCTCGGCGCTCGGCTTGGCACTAACCGGTTGGCGGCCAGTGGTGGAAATCCAGTTCCTCGGCTTCACTCAGCAATGCTTCCATCAGATCAACCAGCAGATTTCGCGTGTCCGCTTCCGCACCCGCTCGAGCCAATGCGCCCCGATCACCATCCGCTCACCTTTCGGAGGCCGCGTGCGCACGCCCGAGTTCCATAGCGACTCGATGGAGCAGACATTCGCCCAATCCTCTGGCCTCAAAGTGGTGATTCCCGCCAACCCCTATGACGCCAAGGGGCTGTTAGCGCAAGCCATTCGCGACGATGACCCGGTACTATTTCTAGAACCGTTGCGCGGCTATCGGTTGATCACGGGCGAGGTACCGCTAGAGGAATACACCATCCCCTTTGGCGAGCTAGCAACATTACGCGAGGGTAGCGATATTACGCTTGTCGCCTGGAGTGCCGCGGTTCCCGTTGCAGAAAAGGCCGCGGAGATGGCGGCGGGAAAAGGCATTAGCGCCCATGTTGTCGATCTTCGCACCCTGGTGCCACTCGACGAGGAGGGCCTGGTTGCGGCGGTTGAGCGCACTGGGCGCTGTGTTGTCGTGCACGAGTCCCAAGCTACCGCGGGCTTCGGCGCCGAAGTGCTCACTCTGCTGCAGGAGCAGGCATTCTATTCCCTGGAGGCGCCGATGCGCCGTGTCACCGCGCCGGACGCACCCTACCCCATGCCGGCCATCGAGGATCATTTCATTCCCGACGCGGCCCGCGTACTTTCTGTAATCGAAGAGGTGATGGCCGACCAATGAGCGATTTCACCTACAACCTACCCGATGTGGGCGAAGGCCTGAGCGAGGGCGAAATCGTGCATTGGCATGTCGCGCCCGGCGACACAGTGGCTGCGGACCAGATCATCGTCGATGTGCAGACCGACAAGGCGGTGGTCGAAATTCCGGCACCTATCGCGGGGGTTATGAAGTCGATAGGCGGCGACCCTGGCGACATGGTCCCAGTCGGTGCCATGCTGGCGGTGATCGAGACCGAAGGCACAGCACCGGCAGCGGCAGCGCCTGCGCCCGATGCGGAAGCGCCTAAGTCGGCGGTAGCACCCGCACCACAGGCGAAGGGCAAGCGGCCCTTGGCTAGCCCCACCACGCGCAAACTCGCCGCCGAGCTCGGGGTCACGCTCAGCAATGTAGCCGGCAGTGGCCCTAACGGCCGCATCACCAGGGACGACGTACAGCGGGCAGCCGAAGGTGGCACCCCGGTATCGCTACCAGCGGCGGCTCCGGCCCCAGCTGCGCCGGCCATCGCTTCACCAACAGGTGAAGATCGAGTTGAGCCGCTGCGCGGCCTGCGCCGGCAAATCGCCAACTCCATGACCACCGCCTGGCGCGAGATCCCACACATCCTCACGACGCACGAGATCGACGCCACCAACCTCGTCGCCGCCCGCGCGGCACTAAACGAAGAGCTGGCAACAGACGGCATCAAACTCAGCTATCTGCCGCTTTTCGTCAAAGCCTGCGTTGGCGCACTGAAGCGCTTTCCCGCCTTCAACGCCAGCCTCGACATGACGCGCCAGGAGATCATCTACCGCCACCGCTACAATGTCGGTATCGCCACAGCCACGCCCGACGGGCTAATCGTGCCCGTGGTGCATGACGCCGATCGCAAGTCGGTCATCGACATCGCCCGCGAGATTGAAGCGCTGGCAGAAGTGGCGCGGACACGCAAAGTAACCGTCGAGCAGCTTCGGGGCGGCACCTTCACCATCTCCAATTACGGCAGCTATGGGGGCACCTTCGGCACGCCGATCATCCGGCCGCCGGAAGTAGCGATCGCCGGCTTTGGCGCCATCCGCGACCAAGTAATACCGGTCGACGGCGCGCCAGCCGTACGTCCCAACTTGACACTTGTCGTTTCGTGCGACCATCGGCTCAATGATGGCGAGCATCTCGGCGCCTTTAGCGGCGCTATTGCCGCCTATCTCGCCGATCCCGTGCGCCTGTTCTTCGGCCAAACTTAATGGTCGTCGGCCAGATCGAAGACCCGCTCGATTTTGTCGTTGTCGGTGCCGGTCCAGGCGGCTACGCGACAGCGCTTCGCGCGGCCCAACTCGGCCGCAAAGTCACGCTGATCGACCGCGACGGGGCGGACGGTATCGGCGGTGTCTGTCTGCGCGTTGGCTGCATTCCCTCGAAAGCACTGATCGAGGCCGCCGAGCTTGCACAGCGCACACGCGATGCCGCGAATATGGGAATAGATGCCACACTAAACGCTATCGACATGCCGCGCATTCAAAAATGGAAGGGCGAGATCGTATCCGGCCTGACCGACGGCGTGCGCATGCTGCTCAAGCAGGCCGACGTCGAAATCGCAGCTGGAGACTTCCATTTCACAGGCGCCAAAGCCGGCGTGATCGCTACGAAGGACGGCCAGCCGCGCTTCGTGCGCTTTGAGGATCTGGTATTGGCTACGGGCTCCCGTCCCGTGACCCTCGCC harbors:
- a CDS encoding alpha-ketoacid dehydrogenase subunit beta, whose protein sequence is MAKMNMVEAIREGLKQEMARDESVMLMGEDVGHLGGVFRVTDGLQQLYSSRRVVDTPLAESVITGSALGLALTGWRPVVEIQFLGFTQQCFHQINQQISRVRFRTRSSQCAPITIRSPFGGRVRTPEFHSDSMEQTFAQSSGLKVVIPANPYDAKGLLAQAIRDDDPVLFLEPLRGYRLITGEVPLEEYTIPFGELATLREGSDITLVAWSAAVPVAEKAAEMAAGKGISAHVVDLRTLVPLDEEGLVAAVERTGRCVVVHESQATAGFGAEVLTLLQEQAFYSLEAPMRRVTAPDAPYPMPAIEDHFIPDAARVLSVIEEVMADQ
- a CDS encoding dihydrolipoamide acetyltransferase family protein, with amino-acid sequence MSDFTYNLPDVGEGLSEGEIVHWHVAPGDTVAADQIIVDVQTDKAVVEIPAPIAGVMKSIGGDPGDMVPVGAMLAVIETEGTAPAAAAPAPDAEAPKSAVAPAPQAKGKRPLASPTTRKLAAELGVTLSNVAGSGPNGRITRDDVQRAAEGGTPVSLPAAAPAPAAPAIASPTGEDRVEPLRGLRRQIANSMTTAWREIPHILTTHEIDATNLVAARAALNEELATDGIKLSYLPLFVKACVGALKRFPAFNASLDMTRQEIIYRHRYNVGIATATPDGLIVPVVHDADRKSVIDIAREIEALAEVARTRKVTVEQLRGGTFTISNYGSYGGTFGTPIIRPPEVAIAGFGAIRDQVIPVDGAPAVRPNLTLVVSCDHRLNDGEHLGAFSGAIAAYLADPVRLFFGQT